Within the Streptomyces vilmorinianum genome, the region GTGCCGCGCGTACTCCTCGATCATGTGGGTGTAGATCCAGCGCAGACTGAACGTCTCGCCGCTGCGGTGCTTGCCCGCGCCCAGGTCGTCGAGGCCGTGGGCCGCCGCGATGGCCCGGGCCTGGTCGACTTCCGCCTGCCAGGTGGCGTACGCCTCCTCCCAGGTGTCGGCCTCGGTGACGTGGAAGGCGCGGTCCGGGTCCTCCTCGGTGCTGTAGATCCGGCCCGGCCGGTCGCCGGCGAGGATCCGCCGGAACCAGCCGCGCTCCACCTCCGCCATGTGGCGGACGAGGCCGAGCAGGCTGAGGCCGGAGGGCGGTGCGGAGGCCGTGCGCAGCTGCGCCCCGTCGAGTCCCTCGCACTTCAGGGCGAGCGTCTGTCGGTGGTAGTCCAGCCAGCCCTCGAGCATCTCGCGCTCGCCCGCGGTGGTCGACGGCTCGGTGCGTGCGGTGTGTTCCACAGAGGTCATGAGGGGCATCGTGGCCCACGATCACGGGCGGCGCCAGGGAAACGGCCGCGGTTCACCCGTCGAGCATGCCGTGCAGCAACTCCCCGAACCCTGTGCGCAGTTCGGCTCGGCTCGGCACGGCGGCGTGGAACGAGCCCACGGCGCAGGAGAACATCAGCCCCTCGCACCAGGCGATCAGGGACAGAGCGTGCCGCTCGGGGGCGGAGGAGCCGGCGCCCGCCATCATCGCGATCAGCGGCCCGTGGAACGCCGCCGACCCCGCCGCGTCGAAGAAGGTGCGCAGCTCCGGGCGGCGGGTGGCCTCCAGGGCGAGTTCGTAGCGGGAGACGAGCAGAGCCCGGTGGTCGGTGAGATACCGGTGCAGGGCCAGCGAGAGGGCGTCCACCAGCACC harbors:
- a CDS encoding DinB family protein, with protein sequence MPLMTSVEHTARTEPSTTAGEREMLEGWLDYHRQTLALKCEGLDGAQLRTASAPPSGLSLLGLVRHMAEVERGWFRRILAGDRPGRIYSTEEDPDRAFHVTEADTWEEAYATWQAEVDQARAIAAAHGLDDLGAGKHRSGETFSLRWIYTHMIEEYARHNGHADLLRERIDGATGD
- a CDS encoding TetR/AcrR family transcriptional regulator, with product MSARTPEPAPDAAPEPTTASRTERIGDAALDLLVERGMRGLTHRAVDERAGLPQGSTSNHARTRQALLETAVRRQVERESRVLTPHEMPGPGSDAEVLVDALSLALHRYLTDHRALLVSRYELALEATRRPELRTFFDAAGSAAFHGPLIAMMAGAGSSAPERHALSLIAWCEGLMFSCAVGSFHAAVPSRAELRTGFGELLHGMLDG